In Bacteroidales bacterium, the genomic window TTATCCATATTCAGCACATTCGCGGCACTCCCTTTATTTACAGATATTTCCAGCAAGCCTTTTGATCCGAAAATGGCCAGGGCTTCGCCTTCCCTTACTTCATTATAGGACTCTTGGATACCTGCAAGGGTTTCCCGGGAAAGGTGAATGGCCGGCGAATTATAGGATACAGAAAGCTTATCAACCATACGCTGTTCAATATCGGTTATCAGATTGCCAAACCGATCAATATGGATGACGTGACCGGTAATCTCATTTGCCTTCACCTGGGGCCGCGGCAAAGAAAGGGTTTTCATTTCATCAGATGCCTCTCCCAGCCTGCCGGGATGGACTCCTTTGCTCAGATAGGCGGCAACCGGGGCAAAAATATCCCTCCCATGAAAGGTATTGCTGATCTCCGGCAAAAAATAATCCGAATTGCTGATGTTCCATATCTCTTCAGGCTCTTGTAGGCGAACAAGTTTCGTCATTACTCCGTTATCCGGGAAAAGAAAATAATGTCCTGCCAGTTTGAGCAGTTTAACCGGCCGGCTTCCCCCTACACCGGGATCTACAACGATAACGTGTATGCTTCCCTCAGGAAAATAATTAAAGGAATAATAAATCATATATGCGGCCCACTCCAAATCCTGCGGGGGAATATAATGTGTCAGGTCAATTACCGGTATGTCGGGATTGATCGAATGGATCACTCCTTTCATCAATCCCACATATTCATCCTGCAATCCAAAATCTGTAGTTAACGTTATGAGGCGATGGGTATCGGTTTTCATCACAGCATTAGTCCCTTACTTTTTATTTTCTTGCAGTTTTTGGCAGAAAATGAAATTCTAATATCTAATTTCGAAATTCTAAACAATGTCAAATGACCAAACAAAAAAATTTCAAAACAATCCAATATGCAAAGAGCACTCATGAAAATCTTCTATTTTCATATAGGTAATATGACACTCCGACTAATAATAAATAAGAACTTGTTTAAAATTACTAATCAGCTTTTTTGCTAAAGGTCTCTTTATACATATATCTTCTTATCCTTTGGCTGACCCACAGGCATAACAGCCAACGGGTACCATTTTTCCAATCCAAAGATTTTCTGAACAGCGTCATCATCAAAAGCACCGACAATAACTGTTCCCATGCCCTGCTCAACAGCTTCCAGGGAAATGTTCTGAGTAACCGAGCCGGCCTCCATGTAAACATACCTTTCACCACGGGAAGCATACCGTTCCTTTGTTCTTTCAAATTCAGCAGCAATAAGAAGATTCGCCCCCGCATTCTGTATGAAATCCTGATTAAAGCAGGCTTTAACAAGCTCTTCCGTTACATCCTTCTCATTGATCTGCTTAAGAGCATGTTCTTTGGGGATGTATTGGTAAATGCCCTGATCCAGTCCGTCCACTCCTTCTTTTCTTACAGCAACGAAAATTTCCAGCGGGAAAGTGGCCCCTGCAGAGGGTGCGGTTCGGCGCATAGTGAAACTTTGACTGACGACCCCCTGTGCTGCCCAAAGCATATTAGCCAGTTGCTGCAAGGTAACGGACTTCCGCTCATAATTCCTGCAGGAGATTCTCTTCTGCAGTGCATGACCGATATTTACCCTATCGCCTATCTTTCTTGCCGGTAATTTGATCTTATCCATAATGTAGGTCTTTTTAAAATTAGCATGCGTTAATCTGATATATTTGAGTCTAGTCTAAAAAGGCTCTCGCAGCTGTTTTTAGCTAATTGTACAGAACTATCTATTGAATTTCAAACATCTACTAAAGCCGCTTAGAGCCTTATCAGCTAATATCTGGCTTTTTATACCGGACTAATATTTTAAACAACGGACACTTCTTTTTCAATAACGATAAAAATAATAAAGTTTATCTATGTGTACAAAAGTCATTATAACCCGAATTATTCTAGAATAATTAATTCTTTTTCAAGTTCATTAAAGTTCTGTAATACAATATAATATACCCGCATAACTTGAGCAATTCAGATCAATCCCCATTGAACCCGCATATTAATCATTTTCTTGTAGCAAAACTCAGTGGATGCGGGTTTCTGACGCTATTGAAAAACCTGGCTTTTTGCTTCAATAAATTTCGCAAAAAAGCCGGTTTTTCTAATGCGGGGTTGCCTGCATCCCTCCCGCAAATCATCCCACATTCAAAAACTTTCCCGCTTACCAGCGGGATTCGTTTTTGAATTATGCAGGATAAAATGGTTCACCATAAAGGATGGAGTGCATCCATACACGTTTCATAAAAACTATCGTTATTCAGGTTGATTTTTATTAATTTAGTAGTACGGGTAGGAGTTATTAAAGCCTGAATATAAAACCAATAACTGTATCGGAATGATTGACAAAGGCACCACTGAACGAATAATTGAAACCGCTGAAATTACGGATGTTATACAGGATTTTGTTAACCTGAAGAAACGGGGAACCAATTACCTGGGATTGTGTCCGTTCCATAACGAAAAAACACCTTCCTTTACTGTATCTCCATCAAAAGGGATATTTAAATGCTTTGGCTGCGGAAAAGGGGGCAATGCGATCAACTTTATCATGGAGCATGAGGGGCTGAGCTATCCGGAAGCCCTGCGATTCCTTGCAAACAAATACAATATCGAAATAGAAGAAAAAGAGCTGTCCGCAGAAGAGATTGAACAAAAAAACATCAAAGACAGCCTGCAGATTGTAACCAATTTTGCCGCAAAACATTTTCATGACAATCTGAAAAACCATCAGGAAGGCCGGTCAGTAGGACTCAGCTACCTGAAAGAAAGAAGCATCCGGGAGGACATGATCGATAAATTTGACCTGGGCTACAGCCTGGACCAATGGGAAAGCTTTACACAGGCTGCGCTCAAGAAAGGGTTCAAACAGGATTACCTGGAAAAAACAGGACTTACCATCGTAAAGGAAGATAAACGTTATGACCGCTTCAGGGGCCGTATCATGTTCCCGATACACAGCCTTTCCGGGAATGTGATCGGATTCGGCGGGAGGACCATGAAAAAGGACGAAAAAACAGCCAAATACATCAACTCACCTGAATCGGAGATATACCACAAAAGCAATATCCTTTACGGCATCTATCATGCCAAAAAAGCCATCACCAAAAATGAAAAATGCTATATGGTGGAGGGATATACCGATGTGATTGCCCTGCATCAGAAAGGCATTGAAAATGTGGTGGCCTCCTCCGGTACTTCTCTGACGGAAAACCAGATAAGACTCGTAAAACGGTTCACGCCCAACATCACCATTATTTTCGACGGCGACCCGGCAGGCATAAAAGCATCATTAAGAGGGATCGACCTCATTCTTGAGCAGGGGATGAATGTAAAGGTACTGCTTCTCCCCGAGGGCGAAGATCCCGACTCGTTTTCCCAAAAACATAGTGCCTCGGACCTGGTTCAATATATTGAAGAGAATGAAGAAGATTTCATCCAATTTAAAACGCGTTTGCTTTCGGAAGAAGCTCAAAACGATCCGGTAAAAAGGGCCAATCTGATCAATGATGTTGTCCGCTCCATATCCATGATACCCGACGGAATCATGCGGACGGTGTACATAAAAAACTGCAGCAGCATTCTGGAAATTGACGAGAAGGTACTTTATGAGGAGACCAACAAAATCCGCAACAAAAGGGCCCGCCAGAAACACAAAAGAGAACAGGCCGGACGTGACAAAGAAGAAAAAAACAACCAAAACCTTACATCGGTGCCGGCCTTTATTGAAGAAGTCTATTCCGAAATCCAGGAGAAGGAGATCATCCGGTTGTTGCTGCAATACGGTGAGGAAGAGCTATACACCTATAAGGAAGATAAATACAGCGATACCAAAACGCTTACAGTAGCACAGTATATCATCAAAGAGATACTGAACGACGAGCTGGAATTCAAAAACCTGATCTACAAACAAATTTTTGAAGAGTACCTGGAGATATTGAATAGAGGAGCCCATCCGGAGAAAAGCCATTTCATATACCACAGCGACGAACAGATCAGTAAGCTTGCCGCTGATCTTCTGAGCCCGGCCTACGAACTGAGTGAATTTTTCAAAAAGAAAAGCGGGGTGTACGTGGAAACAGAAGATATGAAGCTTAAAATGCTGGTTCCGGAGGCCATCATTGCGTATAAGCGAAAAATCCTGGAGAAGGCCCAGAAAGATAAGGGAAAAGAACTACAACAGGCCCAACAAGAAGGACAGGATCAGGAAAAGATCGGGGAACTTCAACAGGAATACCAAACCATTGCCCAGGCCATCAATTCAATTTCCAAAGACCGGGGTTGGGTGGTGTTTCGGTAATACCTAGACCAGATAAACGGGAACTTAGCGTAGCGATATCACAGCCTGTCCCGTCTGACGGGAAATGTAGTGGGTAAACTCTAATTTCTAATTTCGAAATTACTCATCTAATAATTATTTTTAAAGGTATTCGTGAGGTTTGTTTGTCGCTACGCTCCAAACAAACGTTCTAAACAATATCAAATGACCAAACAAAGAAATTTCAAAACAAACCAATATGCAAAGAACACTCATGAAAATCTTCGGTTCTATTTTAACTAAGTTTGAACAAGATGTTTTGATCTCCGTTAGCTGCCGGATTGGATATTAGTATTTGTTTAGGATTTACCTGCCCGCTGGAAGGCGGGGAATTTAGAGTTTAAAATTTAGGGTTTAGAGTTTAGAATTTAGAATTTAGAATTTAGAGTTTAGAATTTAGAATTTAGAGTTTAGAGTTTAGAGTTTAGAATTTAGAATTTAGAATTTGAATATTAGAATTTCATCTTCTGCCAAAAAAAAGAGCGAAAATATAAAGTAAGGTACTACATTTATTCCCTCGTTTTCACATTTTTCATGATCATCACGGGCATCTGTTTCTCCATTCTCCTTAGTCTTTCCGTAACATTCCCCAGCAGGCTGGTTACGACCGATGTTTTCCCTTTTGCCCCTACCACCAATAGATCAACTTTCTGATCCTCGGCTTCATCGTACAGTTTCTCGGCCTGGCTCTTGAATTCTTCATTAACCCTTAATCTCAATTCCACATCATCCGGTGTCAGATCAAACTTCTTCAGAAACTTCCTGAATCGCTTACGGATCTTTTTCTCCATCACGCCTTTTGTTCGAATGGTTGTGGCAGGAAAATAACTCTTGTGGGTATCATACAGATAATGGCAGATGATTGGAGCATCTGCAGCTCTGGAAATATCCAGGCAACGCCTGAAAGCCTTTTCCGAAACCTTTGAGAGATCTACCGCACATAATATCTTATTCAGAGACAACTCAGGGTCCTCGGGGATAAACATCAGATCGGTCAATGCCTCTGCAGCGATCTTGTGCCCGTAATGCCCGGAGCGATCCTCACCATATTTCTGACCGATAAGGGCAAGATCGACCTCCTCCTTGCGGGTAAAATCAATAATTACGTTGGCAGCATCCTCATTCTCAATCCTCGTGATCACATCGGTATTGATATTTCTTTTAAAATGACTGGAGACCACACTGTTGATTTCCGACTTTATTTTTGTGCTCAGGTCGCTTTCCAGATCCGGAAATTTTTTACTCGACTTATCGGGCAGGTCATAAGCCTGAATGGCATGGAAAAAGATGACCTTCTTCAGCTCCAGTGCCTGGCTCAGATAGGAGGCATACCTGATCAGAGACCGGTCAATTTCCGTCAGATCAAGACAGACAAGCATGGTATTTAAATTCTTTATGGTATGCATAGGTTATGATTGTTTTTCATCCGTTTCATCGGTTTTGTCCGACCCATTATCTTGTTTTTTCCCAATCAGCTTCTGAACAAGTTCTTTGTAAGATTCGCGCTCCCTGGCTTTCCTGTGCAGTTCTTCTTTTTCATATTCTTTATTCAATCCTTTGCGCAAGCTTACAGCCATAATGATCAAAATTATGGCAAATGGCAATCCCGTGGTTATGGCAGCCGTCTGCAATGCTTTCAAACCCCCTCCGATTAACAATATGGCAGCTACGGCACCTTCCATGGAAGCCCAAAATACCCGCTGGGTAACAGGCGACTTTAATTTACCTCCTGAAGTAAATGCATCAACCACCAGAGAACCGGAATCGGAAGAAGTTACAAAAAAGCTGATCACCAAAACAATCGCGGCAAAGTTGGTTACTTCCGCCAGCGGGAAATTTTCAAAAAGGTTATATATGGAGGTGGCTACATTCTCTTGTACTGCTGAGATGATATCCGCCGTTCCATTCAGTTCAAGGAACAGGGCAGAACCACCAAAAGCCGTTATCCACAGAAAAGTCAGCAATGTAGGTACAATCAGTACACTCAGTACATATTCCTGAACGGTTCTCCCCCGGGATATCCGGGCAATAAACATCCCCACAAACGGCGACCAGGATATCCACCACGACCAGTAGAAGATGGTCCAGTCATTTTGCCATTGGGTTTGCTCGTAACTCTCCGTCCAGAAGCTCTTGTCGAAAAAACCTGAGAGATAATTGCCCAGATTCTGTGCATAGGAATCCAATATGAATACAGTAGGTCCAAGGATCAGTATAAATACCAATAATATGGCGCCGAGGTTGATATTCATCTCACTAAGTTTCTTTACCCCTTGATTCAGGCCTGAAACCACGGAGATGGTTGCAGCACCGGTTATCCCCACGATAAGAAGCACCCTGGTCGTGAGGGTGTCAGGTGAGGAGAACAAATGATTCAGTCCGGCACTTACCTGCTTAACACCAAGACCGAGTGAAGTGGCCAAACCAAACAGTGTGGCCAGTACAGCCAGCACATCGATCACATCACCGGGCCATTTGTACACTTTTTCGCCAAGTATGGGATAAAATATGGAGCGAAATGCCAGGGGCATGTTGCGGTTGAATGAGAAAAAAGCCAGTGCCAGGCCCACAAGCGTATAAATGGCCCAGGCATGCAGACCCCAGTGAAGAAATGTAGTTTTCATCGCTTCCTGGGCGGCGGCAATGGTTTCCCCCTCTCCCACCGGAGGATCGGTGAAATGAAAAAGGGGTTCGGCAACACTCCAAAACAGGATACCTATACCCATTCCCGCGCTAAAAAGCATGGCAAACCACGATCCGCGGCTAAACTCAGGAACAGCATTTCTGCCTCCCAACCGGATCGTGGCAAATTTGGAAAAAGCAAAATAAAGTGCGAAAAACAGATAGAAATTAACTGCCAAAACCAAAAACCAGCTAAAATTGCTGGATATCCAGTTCTGGGTATTATCAAACACTTTTTCCATGGGATCCCCTACTATCAGGGTTATGGCAATAAAAACAGCCAGCAGGATTGCTGCCGGCCAAAAAACAGGGGGATGGATATCAAAATATTTCCTTATTCCCTTTAATTCCTGATTCTCTTCCTCATTCTTCCGATCCATAGAACGTAAATATTTATCCCTTTAGCATTTCCTGGCTTACTTCCCACAATTTATCCTGTACATTGGTTTCATAAGTAACTGTGGCCGAGCCCTGCGGCATTTGATTGACAAAATATTTGCCCGATACCCCTTCAATAGCATCTGTAGTGGCCACATAAATAATGTTTTGGGCGCCTTCCTCAACGGCTGCCCCAATATCTCCATAATTCTGTTTCAGAAGTTTGGTACTGATGACACCCGGATGCAGACAATTGGAGGTTACATTGGAATCCCGCTTTTCCCTGGCAAGCTTATACGTGAACAAGACATTGCAAAGCTTTGAGAGACCGTAAGCTGCGCTTCCCGAAAATGACTGCTCACCCTGAAGATTATCAAAATCAATGGCTGTAGCATGAACCATGGAAGAAACATTCACTACCCTGGCTCCTTCACCATTTTCCAACAGATCCATAAGCAGATGGGTCAAAAGAAAATGGGCCAGGTAATTCACCTGAAAGGTTTTCTCAAATCCGTCCTTCGTCAGCTCTCTTTCTTTCTGAAAAATACCTGCGTTATTGACCAGAATATCCAGGTTGTCATAATCCTTCTTTACTTTATCTGCCAGATCCTTTACCTCCGATAGTACTTCAAAATCACCTGAATAGCCTGTAATATCATCCTTACCCGATTCCTTCCTAATATCCTCTATGGCCTGATTGACCGAATCATCACTTCTTCCGTGAATGATTACATGATAATCCATCTTAGCCAGCTCAATAGCCGATTGTTTGCCTATTCCGTCCGTTGATCCGGTAATGAATACATTCTTGCTCATATTATAAAATTTTTTGCGTTCAACTTAACTAAAAAATGAAGAAGAATGGCTCCAGTTCCTCAAGTTATTACATTTTCAATTGATAAAAAAGCATGCCCCCAAAAAACTCCTTCATCACAAACCCATTGTCATGGATGGGCATTTAAAAGCTCAATCAAAGTTAGAAAGAAAATAAGGAAAACAAAATTTCAAATCCAATATCTCCGGTAAAAGCA contains:
- a CDS encoding SAM-dependent chlorinase/fluorinase, with translation MMKTDTHRLITLTTDFGLQDEYVGLMKGVIHSINPDIPVIDLTHYIPPQDLEWAAYMIYYSFNYFPEGSIHVIVVDPGVGGSRPVKLLKLAGHYFLFPDNGVMTKLVRLQEPEEIWNISNSDYFLPEISNTFHGRDIFAPVAAYLSKGVHPGRLGEASDEMKTLSLPRPQVKANEITGHVIHIDRFGNLITDIEQRMVDKLSVSYNSPAIHLSRETLAGIQESYNEVREGEALAIFGSKGLLEISVNKGSAANVLNMD
- a CDS encoding SagB/ThcOx family dehydrogenase; its protein translation is MDKIKLPARKIGDRVNIGHALQKRISCRNYERKSVTLQQLANMLWAAQGVVSQSFTMRRTAPSAGATFPLEIFVAVRKEGVDGLDQGIYQYIPKEHALKQINEKDVTEELVKACFNQDFIQNAGANLLIAAEFERTKERYASRGERYVYMEAGSVTQNISLEAVEQGMGTVIVGAFDDDAVQKIFGLEKWYPLAVMPVGQPKDKKIYV
- the dnaG gene encoding DNA primase encodes the protein MIDKGTTERIIETAEITDVIQDFVNLKKRGTNYLGLCPFHNEKTPSFTVSPSKGIFKCFGCGKGGNAINFIMEHEGLSYPEALRFLANKYNIEIEEKELSAEEIEQKNIKDSLQIVTNFAAKHFHDNLKNHQEGRSVGLSYLKERSIREDMIDKFDLGYSLDQWESFTQAALKKGFKQDYLEKTGLTIVKEDKRYDRFRGRIMFPIHSLSGNVIGFGGRTMKKDEKTAKYINSPESEIYHKSNILYGIYHAKKAITKNEKCYMVEGYTDVIALHQKGIENVVASSGTSLTENQIRLVKRFTPNITIIFDGDPAGIKASLRGIDLILEQGMNVKVLLLPEGEDPDSFSQKHSASDLVQYIEENEEDFIQFKTRLLSEEAQNDPVKRANLINDVVRSISMIPDGIMRTVYIKNCSSILEIDEKVLYEETNKIRNKRARQKHKREQAGRDKEEKNNQNLTSVPAFIEEVYSEIQEKEIIRLLLQYGEEELYTYKEDKYSDTKTLTVAQYIIKEILNDELEFKNLIYKQIFEEYLEILNRGAHPEKSHFIYHSDEQISKLAADLLSPAYELSEFFKKKSGVYVETEDMKLKMLVPEAIIAYKRKILEKAQKDKGKELQQAQQEGQDQEKIGELQQEYQTIAQAINSISKDRGWVVFR
- a CDS encoding universal stress protein; the protein is MHTIKNLNTMLVCLDLTEIDRSLIRYASYLSQALELKKVIFFHAIQAYDLPDKSSKKFPDLESDLSTKIKSEINSVVSSHFKRNINTDVITRIENEDAANVIIDFTRKEEVDLALIGQKYGEDRSGHYGHKIAAEALTDLMFIPEDPELSLNKILCAVDLSKVSEKAFRRCLDISRAADAPIICHYLYDTHKSYFPATTIRTKGVMEKKIRKRFRKFLKKFDLTPDDVELRLRVNEEFKSQAEKLYDEAEDQKVDLLVVGAKGKTSVVTSLLGNVTERLRRMEKQMPVMIMKNVKTRE
- a CDS encoding BCCT family transporter, with protein sequence MDRKNEEENQELKGIRKYFDIHPPVFWPAAILLAVFIAITLIVGDPMEKVFDNTQNWISSNFSWFLVLAVNFYLFFALYFAFSKFATIRLGGRNAVPEFSRGSWFAMLFSAGMGIGILFWSVAEPLFHFTDPPVGEGETIAAAQEAMKTTFLHWGLHAWAIYTLVGLALAFFSFNRNMPLAFRSIFYPILGEKVYKWPGDVIDVLAVLATLFGLATSLGLGVKQVSAGLNHLFSSPDTLTTRVLLIVGITGAATISVVSGLNQGVKKLSEMNINLGAILLVFILILGPTVFILDSYAQNLGNYLSGFFDKSFWTESYEQTQWQNDWTIFYWSWWISWSPFVGMFIARISRGRTVQEYVLSVLIVPTLLTFLWITAFGGSALFLELNGTADIISAVQENVATSIYNLFENFPLAEVTNFAAIVLVISFFVTSSDSGSLVVDAFTSGGKLKSPVTQRVFWASMEGAVAAILLIGGGLKALQTAAITTGLPFAIILIIMAVSLRKGLNKEYEKEELHRKARERESYKELVQKLIGKKQDNGSDKTDETDEKQS
- a CDS encoding SDR family NAD(P)-dependent oxidoreductase yields the protein MSKNVFITGSTDGIGKQSAIELAKMDYHVIIHGRSDDSVNQAIEDIRKESGKDDITGYSGDFEVLSEVKDLADKVKKDYDNLDILVNNAGIFQKERELTKDGFEKTFQVNYLAHFLLTHLLMDLLENGEGARVVNVSSMVHATAIDFDNLQGEQSFSGSAAYGLSKLCNVLFTYKLAREKRDSNVTSNCLHPGVISTKLLKQNYGDIGAAVEEGAQNIIYVATTDAIEGVSGKYFVNQMPQGSATVTYETNVQDKLWEVSQEMLKG